From Elaeis guineensis isolate ETL-2024a chromosome 16, EG11, whole genome shotgun sequence, a single genomic window includes:
- the LOC140854241 gene encoding uncharacterized protein — protein sequence MKHPQVDLLRSQKSDKVDVTIQPEELEVMDDLLEAKYDEAREEEKLRNQMEDFSDMVAEAEKKRKRKTKEKEGKSKKTEFKF from the exons ATGAAGCATCCTCAGGTTGATCTTCTACGCAGTCAAAAATCAGACAAAGTGGATGTCACCATACAACCAGAGGAGTTGGAAGTTATGGATGATCTTTTGGAAGCCAA GTATGACGAGGCACGAGAAGAAGAGAAGCTGCGAAACCAGATGGAAGATTTCAGTGACATGGTCGCAGAG GCAGAGAAGAAAAGGAAGCGCAAGACAAAGGAAAAGGAAGGGAAATCAAAGAAGACGGAATTTAAATTCTAG